From the genome of Scytonema hofmannii PCC 7110, one region includes:
- a CDS encoding aspartoacylase — protein MESFKKVAIMGGTHGNEFTGIYLIKKFEKFPQLVTKSSFETLTVLSNPEAFRVCRRYVDKDLNRCFVKEILNNFLGSTYEENRAKFLNQTLGPKENPQVDFILDLHTTTANMGLSIILLSNHPFNIRLAAYLSSIEPTVKIYSWIEPDKESSFLNSICERGFGIEVGPIPHGTLNAHLFEQTERLILTILDYLDQCNQNDISKIDNTVTIYQHLKTVDYPKNKNGEIEGMVHPELQGRDYEELKPGDPLFLTFDDRTIYYEEEALVYPVFINEAAYYEKGIAMCLTTKESIEFPM, from the coding sequence ATGGAAAGCTTTAAAAAAGTGGCTATTATGGGAGGAACTCACGGCAATGAATTTACAGGCATATATTTAATCAAAAAGTTTGAGAAGTTTCCGCAGCTTGTCACGAAATCTAGTTTTGAAACCTTGACAGTACTTTCTAATCCAGAAGCCTTTCGAGTTTGTAGAAGATATGTTGACAAAGATTTAAATCGCTGCTTTGTCAAGGAAATTTTAAATAATTTTTTAGGGTCTACCTATGAAGAAAATAGAGCAAAATTTCTTAATCAAACTCTGGGACCGAAAGAAAATCCGCAAGTTGATTTTATTTTAGATTTACATACGACTACTGCGAATATGGGGTTGAGTATAATTCTGCTCAGCAACCATCCGTTTAATATCCGGTTAGCTGCTTATTTAAGTTCAATCGAACCGACAGTCAAAATTTATAGTTGGATTGAACCTGACAAAGAATCATCTTTCCTAAATTCTATTTGTGAAAGGGGTTTTGGTATTGAAGTAGGTCCCATTCCACATGGAACTTTAAACGCGCATCTTTTTGAACAAACGGAAAGGCTGATTCTTACTATTTTGGATTATTTAGATCAATGCAATCAAAATGATATATCAAAAATAGATAATACTGTCACTATTTATCAACATTTAAAAACAGTAGATTACCCCAAGAACAAAAATGGTGAAATTGAGGGTATGGTTCACCCGGAGCTTCAAGGGAGAGATTATGAGGAATTAAAACCGGGCGATCCTTTATTTCTGACTTTCGATGACCGAACTATTTATTATGAGGAGGAAGCATTGGTTTATCCTGTGTTTATTAATGAGGCTGCTTACTATGAAAAGGGGATCGCAATGTGTTTGACTACAAAAGAAAGCATTGAGTTTCCAATGTAA
- the acsF gene encoding magnesium-protoporphyrin IX monomethyl ester (oxidative) cyclase, protein MANTLHTLEPELLEPGVKAPVKETLLTPRFYTTDFEAVAQMDILAHEPELRAIVEELRADYNRHHFVRDSEFEQSWEHIDGETRRSFIEFLERSCTSEFSGFLLFKELSRRLKDRNPILADAFHFMARDEARHAGFLNKAMSDFNLSLDLRYLTKNRTYTFFPPEWIIYTVYLSEKIGYWRYILMFRHLESHPDKRFYPLFRYFESWCQDENRHGDFFKALLRSQPKLWNNWKSRLWVRFFLLSVFATHTLTVLERAAFYRSVGINPYEYNVQVIEKTNETAARAFPVILNTKHPDFFERLEQCSDIQFKMALIDRSDRPQIVKFFQKLPLLLSILGHLLRLYLMKPINAESSREVVC, encoded by the coding sequence ATGGCTAATACTCTTCATACTTTGGAGCCTGAGTTACTTGAGCCTGGTGTTAAAGCCCCTGTCAAGGAAACATTATTAACACCTCGGTTTTATACCACTGACTTTGAGGCTGTAGCGCAGATGGATATATTAGCACACGAGCCTGAGTTGCGAGCTATTGTGGAAGAACTGCGAGCTGACTATAACCGCCATCATTTTGTCCGTGATTCTGAGTTTGAGCAGAGTTGGGAACATATTGATGGAGAAACGCGCCGTTCTTTTATTGAGTTTTTGGAACGCTCGTGTACATCGGAATTTTCTGGGTTTCTTCTATTTAAAGAGTTATCGCGCAGACTGAAAGACAGAAACCCCATTTTGGCAGATGCTTTTCATTTTATGGCAAGGGATGAAGCCCGCCATGCTGGATTTCTTAATAAGGCAATGTCAGATTTCAATCTCTCTCTGGACTTACGCTATCTAACAAAAAATCGCACTTATACCTTTTTTCCACCAGAATGGATTATCTACACGGTTTACTTATCTGAGAAAATTGGTTACTGGCGCTATATCCTCATGTTCCGTCATTTAGAGTCTCATCCAGATAAGCGATTCTATCCTCTTTTCCGTTACTTTGAGAGTTGGTGTCAGGATGAAAATCGACACGGAGATTTCTTTAAAGCATTACTGCGATCGCAACCCAAATTATGGAACAATTGGAAATCTCGTTTGTGGGTACGTTTTTTCCTTTTGTCTGTATTTGCTACCCATACTTTAACAGTGCTTGAACGGGCTGCTTTTTATCGTTCTGTTGGGATCAATCCCTACGAATATAATGTCCAAGTCATCGAAAAGACGAATGAAACGGCAGCACGGGCGTTTCCTGTGATTTTAAACACAAAGCATCCAGATTTTTTTGAGCGCCTGGAGCAGTGTTCGGACATCCAATTTAAAATGGCATTGATTGATAGAAGCGATCGCCCGCAGATTGTCAAATTCTTCCAAAAGTTACCCTTGCTGCTCTCAATCCTTGGGCATCTGTTGCGACTTTACCTAATGAAACCCATTAACGCTGAATCCTCTCGGGAAGTTGTTTGTTGA
- a CDS encoding lipocalin-like domain-containing protein: MKRILIVFLCAIALLGSIAFILFPSQKVTASGQATVEWLSTASPSEGKFKQVFAPTEIIFPRDFGPHEDYQTEWWYYTGNLETSTGRPFGFELTFFRRALTPKNQSISVQSASHWRGNQVYFAHFTVSDIAENKFYPSERFNRDAVGLAGAQAEPYSLWLDDWSVTEDTQDQVRLKAKTDKVALDLVLQQTRTPVLQGDRGYSRKGSEPGNASYYYSIVRQKTTGTVTVGEETFAVKGLSWKDHEYSTSFLSANDIGWDWFSLQFDNDTALMLYLLRREDGTIEPLSSGNFIAADGKVELLSPQDWQVEVLNTWKSPYSRAKYPAHWKISIPKLGLSLEGKPLMANQELNISTVYWEGAVNFHGNMAGKPVTALGYIEMTGYANKSLTDVL, encoded by the coding sequence ATGAAACGAATACTGATTGTTTTTCTCTGTGCGATCGCATTACTAGGTAGCATTGCTTTTATTCTCTTCCCCTCGCAAAAAGTGACTGCGAGCGGTCAAGCAACAGTAGAATGGTTATCTACAGCCTCCCCCTCTGAGGGAAAATTTAAACAAGTCTTTGCGCCTACTGAAATCATTTTTCCTCGCGATTTTGGACCTCATGAAGATTATCAAACAGAGTGGTGGTACTATACAGGGAATTTAGAAACGTCAACAGGTCGCCCTTTTGGTTTTGAATTAACCTTTTTCCGTCGTGCTTTAACCCCAAAGAATCAATCAATTTCTGTACAATCTGCCTCTCATTGGCGCGGCAATCAAGTCTATTTTGCTCACTTTACTGTCAGTGATATTGCTGAAAATAAATTTTATCCCAGCGAACGCTTTAACCGTGATGCTGTAGGGTTAGCAGGCGCACAAGCCGAACCATACAGTCTTTGGCTAGATGATTGGTCTGTGACAGAGGATACACAAGATCAAGTTAGACTCAAGGCGAAAACCGATAAAGTAGCACTAGACTTGGTTTTGCAACAAACCCGGACACCAGTATTGCAAGGCGATCGCGGTTATAGCCGTAAAGGTTCAGAACCGGGAAATGCTTCTTACTACTACTCTATTGTGCGGCAAAAAACTACAGGTACAGTCACAGTAGGAGAAGAAACCTTTGCAGTGAAAGGTTTAAGTTGGAAAGACCACGAGTACTCTACCAGTTTTCTCAGTGCTAACGATATTGGTTGGGATTGGTTCTCGTTACAATTTGATAATGATACAGCACTGATGTTGTATTTGCTGCGGCGGGAAGATGGCACAATTGAACCCCTATCTAGTGGTAATTTCATTGCAGCAGATGGCAAAGTAGAATTATTATCTCCACAAGATTGGCAAGTAGAAGTCTTGAATACTTGGAAAAGCCCTTATAGCAGGGCTAAATATCCCGCACATTGGAAAATAAGTATTCCCAAACTAGGGTTGTCTTTAGAAGGAAAACCTTTAATGGCAAATCAAGAACTAAATATCTCTACTGTTTATTGGGAAGGTGCTGTTAATTTCCATGGTAACATGGCAGGAAAACCAGTTACAGCGTTAGGCTACATTGAAATGACTGGTTACGCTAATAAAAGCTTAACAGACGTACTTTGA
- a CDS encoding methylmalonic aciduria and homocystinuria type D protein — protein sequence MSYLTVYTFEQGSPIHLVGNMGQSVQISIHSPSQYICTNREQIFPDWKNSLSLWIAIVLQQARFELVETTPEIEAEKERLREKFMRFGCDVAFNLRDRNYQTDLIDPRTGYPLLSLPGKKNHDDTATVKALLHYPIIQNKCRVLVHPEWGTAVYPSVLISEAPPIVIEWMIRSIAPLHDWKQKE from the coding sequence GTGAGCTACCTAACAGTTTACACTTTTGAACAAGGAAGTCCCATTCATTTGGTTGGTAATATGGGACAGTCTGTTCAAATTTCAATTCATTCCCCTAGCCAGTATATCTGTACCAACCGCGAGCAGATATTCCCTGATTGGAAAAATTCGCTTTCTTTATGGATAGCGATCGTTTTACAACAAGCACGATTTGAACTGGTGGAAACAACACCAGAAATAGAAGCAGAAAAAGAACGATTGCGAGAAAAGTTTATGAGGTTTGGCTGTGATGTCGCCTTTAATTTGCGCGATCGCAATTACCAAACAGACCTCATCGATCCCCGCACGGGCTACCCCTTGCTTTCCCTTCCTGGGAAAAAAAATCACGACGACACCGCAACGGTAAAAGCTTTACTCCACTACCCAATCATTCAAAACAAATGTCGGGTATTAGTCCATCCCGAATGGGGGACAGCAGTTTATCCCAGTGTCTTGATATCCGAAGCTCCCCCCATCGTTATTGAATGGATGATAAGGAGCATAGCTCCCTTACATGATTGGAAACAAAAAGAATGA
- a CDS encoding DUF411 domain-containing protein, producing MQKRLSSWIRKSLRIVILSIITTGFAVIACATVAVADTKPYSGTQEITVYRSPSCGCCGAWVEHMQKHGFQIKDIKTDQIEAIKQKYNLPQELASCHTAIIDGYVMEGHIPANDIKRFLQQKSNLAGLAVPGMPVGTPGMELGNKKQPFAVVAFDNKGEVKIFQEYQSY from the coding sequence ATGCAGAAACGTTTGTCTTCTTGGATTCGTAAAAGTTTGCGAATTGTAATACTCAGTATTATAACTACTGGATTTGCAGTTATTGCCTGTGCAACAGTAGCTGTAGCAGACACAAAACCGTATTCAGGAACTCAAGAAATTACCGTTTATCGCAGTCCTTCTTGTGGCTGCTGTGGGGCTTGGGTCGAACATATGCAAAAGCACGGGTTTCAAATCAAAGATATAAAAACCGACCAAATAGAAGCAATTAAACAAAAATACAACCTACCTCAAGAGTTAGCATCCTGTCATACAGCAATTATTGACGGTTATGTTATGGAAGGACACATTCCCGCTAACGATATCAAACGCTTTCTTCAACAAAAGTCTAATCTTGCAGGTTTAGCTGTACCAGGAATGCCTGTGGGAACACCAGGGATGGAACTAGGAAACAAAAAACAGCCATTTGCAGTTGTAGCCTTTGATAACAAGGGTGAAGTTAAAATTTTTCAAGAATATCAATCTTATTAA
- the hemN gene encoding oxygen-independent coproporphyrinogen III oxidase produces the protein MVFQIPGVKFDFDIIKKYDTPVPRYTSYPPATELTEEFTERDFQTAIAASNHRKSPLSLYFHIPFCQSACYFCGCNVVISNNKNIAKPYVEYLVRDIKKTASLIDIDRRVVQIHWGGGTPNYLSLAQVEYLWKNITQNFDVSPTAEVSIEINPRYIDKNYIFSLREIGFNRISFGIQDFNTQVQAAVNRIQPEEMLSDVMSWIQEAKFESVNVDLIYGLPHQTVETFQETLRKTIALNPDRIAVFNFAYVPWLKPVQQNISLDALPKAEEKLEILKMTVEELTNHQYLFIGMDHFAKSNDELAVSQRDRTLKRNFQGYTTLAQAELFGFGATSISMLEDTYTQNHKQLKDYYQAIDRGLLPTSRGIRLTQNDILRREIIMCIMCHFQLYKQDIENKYHINFDEYFALELEELKRLEEDGLVRLSKNHISVTEIGRLLVRNIVVLFDTHVKKQEKRFSRAI, from the coding sequence ATGGTTTTTCAAATTCCTGGTGTCAAATTTGATTTCGATATCATTAAAAAGTATGATACTCCCGTACCTAGATACACCAGTTACCCGCCCGCTACTGAGTTAACTGAAGAATTTACAGAGAGGGATTTTCAAACTGCGATCGCAGCCTCAAATCACAGAAAATCTCCCCTATCCTTATATTTTCACATTCCCTTTTGTCAAAGTGCTTGCTATTTTTGCGGCTGTAATGTTGTTATTTCTAATAACAAGAATATTGCCAAGCCTTACGTGGAGTATTTGGTTAGAGATATCAAAAAAACAGCTAGCTTAATTGATATAGATAGAAGAGTGGTTCAAATTCACTGGGGTGGTGGAACTCCTAACTACTTGAGTTTGGCACAAGTAGAATATCTATGGAAAAATATCACTCAAAATTTTGATGTTAGTCCAACAGCAGAAGTCTCGATAGAAATCAATCCTCGCTATATTGATAAAAACTACATTTTCTCTTTGCGAGAAATTGGGTTTAACCGAATTAGTTTTGGAATTCAGGACTTTAATACTCAAGTTCAAGCAGCAGTCAATCGCATTCAACCGGAAGAGATGCTGTCTGATGTGATGAGTTGGATTCAAGAGGCAAAGTTTGAAAGCGTGAATGTAGATCTCATTTACGGTTTACCCCATCAAACCGTTGAGACTTTTCAGGAAACGCTAAGAAAAACCATCGCACTCAACCCCGATAGGATTGCTGTTTTTAACTTTGCTTACGTTCCTTGGCTAAAGCCAGTGCAGCAAAATATTTCACTTGATGCACTTCCAAAAGCGGAGGAAAAGTTAGAAATCCTCAAAATGACTGTTGAGGAACTCACGAATCATCAGTACTTGTTTATTGGTATGGATCACTTTGCTAAATCTAATGATGAATTGGCTGTTTCCCAACGCGATCGTACCTTAAAGCGTAATTTCCAGGGCTACACAACCCTAGCACAAGCAGAACTCTTTGGTTTTGGTGCAACATCCATCAGTATGCTTGAAGATACTTATACCCAAAATCACAAGCAACTGAAAGATTATTATCAAGCAATTGATCGAGGACTTTTACCGACGAGTAGAGGCATTAGACTGACTCAAAATGATATCCTCAGACGAGAAATTATCATGTGTATAATGTGTCATTTTCAACTTTACAAGCAAGATATTGAAAACAAGTACCACATCAACTTTGATGAGTATTTTGCACTAGAGTTAGAGGAGTTGAAGCGCTTGGAAGAGGATGGACTCGTTAGATTATCGAAAAACCATATCAGCGTTACAGAGATTGGCAGGTTATTGGTGAGAAATATCGTTGTTCTCTTTGATACACACGTGAAGAAGCAAGAAAAGAGATTTTCACGTGCTATCTGA
- a CDS encoding heme oxygenase (biliverdin-producing) produces MSSNLAQKLRCGTQQSHAAIENMGFMKCFLKGVVDRSCFAKFLGNLYYIYGELEAALEEHKDHSLINPVYFPELNRKANLEQDLQFYYGYDWRGQSLPLKATQSYIAQIRELSAHEPELLIGHAYTRYMGDLSGGQMLQKVAQSVLKLSGYEGTSFYNFEQIPDQRTFKDKYRQALDSLPVDEKTADKIVAEANHAFLFNMQIAQELEEGLIKTIGQAVFNTLINGNNSGSAANSY; encoded by the coding sequence ATGAGTAGTAATCTAGCTCAAAAACTTCGCTGTGGAACACAACAATCTCACGCAGCGATTGAAAATATGGGATTCATGAAATGTTTTCTTAAAGGAGTTGTTGATAGAAGCTGCTTTGCAAAATTTTTAGGTAATTTATATTACATTTATGGTGAATTAGAAGCAGCATTAGAGGAACACAAAGACCATTCTTTAATTAATCCTGTATATTTCCCAGAACTCAATCGTAAAGCTAATCTGGAACAAGATTTACAGTTTTACTACGGTTATGATTGGAGAGGACAAAGTTTACCTCTAAAGGCTACCCAAAGTTACATAGCCCAGATTCGAGAATTGTCTGCTCATGAACCCGAATTATTGATAGGTCATGCTTATACTCGCTATATGGGTGACCTTTCTGGAGGTCAGATGTTGCAAAAAGTTGCTCAATCAGTTTTAAAGCTTTCAGGTTATGAAGGCACATCTTTTTACAATTTTGAGCAAATTCCTGATCAGAGGACATTTAAGGATAAGTACCGTCAAGCTTTGGATTCATTACCTGTAGATGAGAAAACAGCAGACAAAATTGTTGCAGAAGCGAATCATGCTTTTCTGTTTAATATGCAGATAGCCCAAGAATTGGAGGAAGGGCTTATTAAAACGATTGGTCAAGCAGTGTTTAATACTCTCATCAATGGCAACAATTCTGGTAGCGCAGCTAACAGTTATTAG